From Chloroflexota bacterium, one genomic window encodes:
- a CDS encoding transferase, which yields MISSLAIIKTKHIGTGSWIHEHAIVRKNVVVGKNVVIHPFVVIEEGVVIGDGTEIFPGAYIGKSPKGAGATSRPISFDKKVCIGNNCSIGPNSIIYYDVQIGNNTLLGDGASIRENCMVGSFCIVGRYVTINYNTIIGDAVKIMDHSWLAGNMQIDDHVFISGGVLSTNDNDLGKNGYNAERVIGPKIHAGAQIGVGAILLPNLEIGNNAIVAAGAVVTKNVAPNTVVMGIPAQAEQHKPKNTNVTAVE from the coding sequence ATGATTAGTTCATTAGCAATAATAAAAACTAAACATATTGGCACGGGAAGTTGGATTCATGAACACGCTATTGTGCGAAAGAATGTTGTTGTTGGTAAGAATGTTGTAATTCACCCTTTTGTTGTTATAGAAGAAGGCGTAGTAATAGGAGATGGGACTGAAATTTTCCCCGGTGCATATATAGGAAAGTCGCCTAAGGGGGCTGGTGCTACATCTCGCCCCATTTCGTTTGATAAAAAAGTGTGTATTGGAAATAATTGCTCAATAGGTCCTAATTCAATCATCTATTATGATGTGCAGATTGGAAATAACACCCTGTTAGGAGATGGTGCTTCAATTCGTGAAAATTGCATGGTTGGATCTTTTTGCATTGTTGGACGTTATGTCACAATTAATTACAATACAATTATAGGTGACGCGGTAAAAATTATGGATCATAGTTGGTTAGCCGGTAATATGCAAATTGATGATCATGTTTTTATAAGCGGCGGCGTTTTATCGACGAACGACAACGATCTGGGGAAGAATGGCTATAATGCAGAACGTGTTATTGGCCCCAAAATACACGCGGGCGCGCAAATTGGGGTTGGCGCCATTCTGCTGCCTAATTTAGAAATTGGCAATAACGCGATTGTCGCCGCGGGTGCCGTAGTGACCAAAAATGTAGCGCCGAATACCGTCGTCATGGGGATTCCCGCACAAGCCGAGCAGCATAAGCCAAAAAACACTAACGTTACCGCTGTAGAGTAG
- a CDS encoding WxcM-like domain-containing protein encodes MMLHECRQIDLPKISDPRGNLTFIENNHHIPFDVARIFYLYDVPGGAIRAGHALKTCHQFVLAVSGSFDVVLDNGMHRQRYHLNRSYYGLYIPPRIWRELDNFSSGSVCLVLASEFYDEHGYYRDYKQYCLAVAELKK; translated from the coding sequence ATGATGTTACACGAATGCCGTCAAATTGATTTGCCAAAGATTTCTGACCCGCGGGGAAACTTAACTTTTATAGAGAATAACCACCATATTCCCTTTGATGTAGCGCGAATTTTTTATCTCTATGATGTGCCGGGCGGTGCTATACGCGCTGGGCACGCGCTCAAAACATGCCACCAGTTTGTTCTCGCTGTTTCTGGTAGCTTTGATGTTGTTCTCGATAATGGCATGCACCGGCAACGCTACCATCTCAACCGCTCCTATTACGGTTTGTATATTCCTCCGCGCATCTGGCGCGAACTTGATAATTTCTCATCCGGCTCTGTTTGCTTGGTACTGGCGTCCGAATTTTATGATGAACATGGCTATTATCGCGATTATAAACAATATTGCCTGGCTGTTGCGGAACTAAAAAAATGA
- a CDS encoding glycosyltransferase family 2 protein — translation MTLISVVVPVYYNAESIPLLLERLLRVADELSENTYEFLFVDDGSGDSSFQVLEKLSQTDKRISILKLSRNFGSNAAVLAGLTYSNGDCVVVIAADLQDPPELIPELVAAWHQNNQVVLAARKKRDDPLVSKLFAKIFNQLFRRFVFKDFPPNGFDFILLDRRVVDILVKLDEKNSYIFGQAMWVGFNRHTLYYNRAQRVHGHSRWTFTKKVKYLIDSFAAFSYLPLRAASLLGFSLATLGFLYTMLIIALRILKNFPVTGWASLTVITLVTSGAQLIIMGVLGEYLWRVLDETRHRPAFIVETAINADIKL, via the coding sequence GTGACGCTGATATCCGTAGTTGTTCCAGTTTATTACAATGCCGAAAGCATCCCCTTGCTTCTGGAGCGATTACTCCGCGTAGCAGATGAGCTTTCAGAAAACACTTATGAATTTTTATTTGTAGATGATGGCTCTGGGGATTCATCGTTTCAAGTATTAGAGAAGTTGTCACAAACGGATAAGCGTATAAGTATTTTGAAGTTGTCGCGCAATTTTGGGTCTAATGCAGCTGTTTTAGCAGGGTTGACATACTCAAATGGCGATTGTGTAGTGGTGATCGCTGCAGATTTGCAAGATCCTCCCGAGCTAATCCCTGAACTCGTTGCTGCATGGCACCAGAACAATCAGGTGGTTTTGGCCGCACGAAAAAAACGCGACGACCCTCTTGTTTCAAAGTTATTCGCCAAGATTTTTAATCAATTATTTCGTCGTTTTGTATTTAAAGATTTTCCGCCGAATGGATTTGATTTCATATTACTGGACCGGCGTGTAGTGGATATTTTGGTAAAACTCGATGAAAAGAACTCGTACATATTTGGGCAGGCAATGTGGGTAGGCTTTAATCGGCATACGCTTTATTACAATCGTGCTCAAAGGGTACATGGGCATTCTCGCTGGACATTCACAAAAAAAGTAAAATATTTAATCGATTCATTTGCAGCGTTTAGCTATTTGCCACTAAGAGCTGCATCATTGCTAGGGTTTTCGTTGGCCACCTTAGGCTTTCTTTATACAATGCTAATTATTGCACTACGTATTTTAAAGAATTTTCCTGTTACCGGGTGGGCATCACTAACTGTTATCACATTAGTAACTTCTGGGGCACAACTCATCATCATGGGCGTTCTCGGAGAATATCTATGGCGGGTTCTCGACGAAACTCGCCATAGGCCAGCATTTATTGTTGAAACAGCCATAAATGCAGATATTAAGTTATAG
- a CDS encoding tetratricopeptide repeat protein, with protein sequence MKIVFSDGLLPKIFGILMILALSGIALRPHRITRGFELARAALSENSPEAASQLAALAEQMPYRADLWQQAGFIALKQQDYPAAIKYFTQVKSLSPIGMLALGDAYQQNGDLDAAIQTWEQLVRDYGPIEAALKRLSDAFLAQNDFERAIAALQKSSTFNLQPSALYQLGLLLAAHNPAAAPPYLRKAADLDYEIETSARALAFTIQRALQRNEPAYTLLVAGQELAHQNHWDLAAHAFMLSTELRPDYAEAWAYLGEAVQQLDKESPSGLNALEKALELDPQSFAANTFMALYWQRQGDSETSQAYIQTAAALDPQNIPIQIYLAELLAQSGELATAHAFYQQIITDNPDKPLPYQALTEFCIHYNFELNEIGLPAARQAVLLAPRAAAALDVMGQILLRLGDYLNAERFFLRSLRADADYAPVHLHLGWLYILQDEGALAKGHLAAVLVLAPNTQDADHAQRLLEDYLGK encoded by the coding sequence ATGAAGATCGTCTTTTCGGATGGTTTGCTTCCCAAGATTTTCGGAATCTTGATGATTCTCGCGTTATCAGGGATTGCCCTGCGCCCGCACAGGATCACGCGGGGGTTTGAGTTGGCGCGTGCGGCCCTAAGCGAGAACTCCCCCGAGGCGGCCAGCCAACTCGCTGCGCTCGCCGAGCAGATGCCCTACCGCGCTGATCTCTGGCAGCAGGCCGGATTTATTGCGCTGAAGCAGCAAGATTACCCCGCTGCCATCAAATACTTCACCCAGGTCAAATCACTCTCTCCTATCGGAATGCTGGCTTTGGGCGACGCCTACCAGCAAAATGGTGATCTTGATGCCGCTATCCAAACCTGGGAACAGCTTGTTCGTGACTATGGCCCCATCGAAGCGGCGCTGAAGCGCCTTTCGGATGCTTTTCTGGCGCAAAACGATTTTGAACGCGCTATCGCTGCTTTGCAAAAATCTTCAACCTTTAACCTTCAACCTTCAGCTTTATATCAACTGGGTTTGCTGCTCGCCGCCCATAACCCTGCTGCCGCGCCGCCTTATCTGCGTAAGGCAGCGGATCTCGATTATGAAATCGAAACATCGGCGCGGGCATTGGCTTTCACGATCCAACGTGCTTTGCAGCGGAATGAACCCGCTTACACGCTGCTCGTCGCCGGGCAGGAGCTTGCCCATCAAAACCATTGGGATTTAGCTGCCCACGCCTTTATGCTCTCCACGGAACTACGCCCCGATTATGCCGAAGCCTGGGCTTATCTTGGGGAAGCAGTGCAGCAACTCGACAAAGAATCTCCCTCGGGGTTGAATGCGCTGGAAAAAGCGCTGGAGCTTGATCCGCAGTCTTTCGCTGCAAACACCTTTATGGCGTTGTATTGGCAGCGTCAGGGCGATTCGGAAACGTCACAGGCATATATCCAAACCGCGGCGGCTCTCGATCCACAAAATATCCCCATTCAAATTTATCTGGCAGAGTTGTTAGCGCAGTCTGGCGAGCTGGCGACTGCCCATGCGTTTTATCAGCAGATTATCACCGATAACCCCGATAAACCGCTCCCCTATCAGGCGCTGACCGAGTTTTGCATCCACTACAATTTTGAGCTAAACGAAATTGGCCTCCCGGCGGCGCGGCAGGCGGTGCTATTGGCTCCCCGCGCGGCCGCCGCGCTGGATGTGATGGGGCAAATCTTGCTGCGATTGGGCGATTACCTCAACGCCGAGCGCTTCTTCCTGCGCTCCCTGCGCGCCGATGCCGATTATGCGCCGGTACATTTGCATTTGGGTTGGTTATATATTTTGCAGGATGAGGGCGCGTTGGCAAAAGGGCATCTTGCGGCTGTGCTTGTGCTGGCTCCGAACACCCAGGATGCCGACCATGCCCAACGATTATTGGAAGATTATTTGGGGAAATAG
- the mtaB gene encoding tRNA (N(6)-L-threonylcarbamoyladenosine(37)-C(2))-methylthiotransferase MtaB: protein MKIYLNTIGCRLNQSEIETYARQFRAAGHALVSDPAEADLTVINTCTVTTAAAADSRKLIRSAARAGSKQVIATGCWATMEPLAAAGLPGVSSVVVNDEKDELVPRLLQLQPEAFDLEPVAREPIPGARLRTRAFIKVQDGCDNHCTFCITTVARGQGRSRAKEEILADIQAAIAGGAQEVVLTGVHLGSWGQDFAERSHLRDLVTYLLENSDVPRMRLSSLEPWDLDADFFALWQDRRLARHLHLPLQSGSAATLRRMARKTTPDDFAQLVQAARAAIPGVAITTDVIVGFPGESEDEFQQSLEFVRQMNFAGGHVFTYSARPGTGAARMSGHVDHALRKSRNAEMRAVFEASAHAYQNQFVGQELPVLWESASPLGLDSWTISGLTDNYLRVTAQAPRKLWNVITPVELVGNNGQDLVGVIR, encoded by the coding sequence ATGAAAATATATCTCAACACCATCGGTTGCCGCCTCAACCAGAGCGAAATTGAAACCTATGCCCGCCAGTTCCGGGCGGCTGGACACGCGTTGGTTTCCGACCCCGCCGAAGCCGATTTGACAGTAATTAACACCTGCACGGTGACTACCGCCGCGGCGGCAGATTCGCGCAAATTGATCCGCTCCGCGGCACGTGCCGGAAGTAAACAAGTGATTGCGACGGGTTGCTGGGCGACGATGGAACCACTGGCCGCGGCAGGACTTCCGGGAGTCAGCTCGGTGGTGGTCAACGACGAGAAAGATGAGCTTGTCCCGCGGCTGTTACAACTTCAGCCCGAGGCCTTCGATCTGGAACCCGTCGCGCGCGAACCCATCCCTGGAGCGCGGCTGCGCACACGCGCTTTCATCAAAGTGCAAGATGGCTGTGACAACCACTGCACATTCTGTATCACCACGGTCGCCCGCGGTCAGGGACGCAGCCGCGCCAAAGAAGAAATTTTGGCTGATATTCAGGCAGCGATTGCCGGAGGCGCTCAGGAAGTCGTACTCACGGGCGTGCATCTCGGTTCGTGGGGACAAGATTTCGCAGAACGCTCGCACCTGCGCGATCTGGTCACGTATCTTCTCGAAAATAGTGATGTCCCGCGCATGCGTCTCTCTTCGCTGGAACCTTGGGACTTGGATGCCGATTTCTTTGCCTTGTGGCAAGACCGGCGGCTGGCGCGCCATTTGCATTTGCCGCTGCAATCCGGTAGCGCTGCTACGCTGCGGCGCATGGCACGTAAAACCACCCCCGACGATTTTGCCCAACTCGTACAGGCCGCCCGCGCTGCCATCCCTGGGGTAGCCATCACCACCGATGTGATCGTCGGCTTCCCTGGCGAGAGCGAGGATGAATTTCAGCAAAGCCTGGAGTTTGTGCGCCAAATGAACTTTGCTGGCGGGCATGTTTTCACCTACTCGGCGCGCCCCGGCACAGGAGCTGCGCGTATGTCCGGACATGTGGATCACGCCCTTCGTAAGTCCCGCAACGCCGAGATGCGCGCAGTTTTCGAAGCATCGGCGCACGCCTACCAGAATCAATTTGTCGGTCAGGAACTGCCCGTCCTATGGGAAAGCGCATCACCCCTGGGACTGGATAGCTGGACAATCAGCGGGTTGACCGATAATTATCTGCGCGTCACCGCTCAAGCGCCGCGCAAATTGTGGAATGTAATCACGCCGGTTGAACTGGTCGGTAATAATGGACAAGACTTGGTTGGGGTTATCAGGTAA
- a CDS encoding histidine triad nucleotide-binding protein, which produces MSNDCIFCKIIAGEIPSTKMFEDERVTAFRDINPVASTHVLIIPKKHIPSINELTSGDEQLIGHLFTTAKELAAQEGIAESGYRLIINTGADGGQVVFHLHLHLIGGQKMRHPMG; this is translated from the coding sequence ATGAGCAACGATTGCATCTTCTGTAAAATCATCGCCGGTGAAATTCCCAGCACAAAAATGTTTGAAGATGAGCGGGTCACCGCGTTTCGCGATATTAATCCGGTCGCGTCGACTCACGTTTTGATTATCCCCAAAAAACATATCCCTTCCATTAACGAACTAACTTCCGGTGATGAGCAACTCATCGGGCATTTATTCACCACCGCCAAAGAGCTGGCCGCCCAGGAAGGAATCGCCGAATCCGGCTATCGCCTGATTATTAACACCGGCGCGGATGGCGGGCAGGTTGTCTTTCATCTGCATTTGCACCTGATCGGCGGCCAGAAGATGCGCCACCCGATGGGATGA
- a CDS encoding AMP-binding protein, whose protein sequence is MSQSFKFGGKIVWQPSLDYLEKAHLTQFMRQHDIRDFDELMRRSTADIAWFTEAVLQYLDIQFYEPYLQVVDLSGGIQWPRWCVGGKLNIVHNCLDKYIGTPTESQPAFIWEGEEGRTLTLSYGELYRQVNQTANALRSLGLGKGDAIGIFMPMIPEIVVALLAIAKIGGIILPLFSGYGVGAVVTRLVDADAKALFTADGINRRGKPVDMKAVADEAAGQVTTLEHIIVVKRAGLDVEMKLGRDHWWQDLIPGQASAALTEITAAEDPLMVIYTSGTTGRPKGALHTHCGFPIKAAQDMAFGTDVHPDQIIYWMTDMGWMMGPWLVFGALILGSTFFIYDGAPDYPASNRLWELVERHKITTLGISPTLVRALIPRGEEHFRQHDLSSLRFFASTGEPWNPDPWMWLFEKVGQGKRPIINYSGGTEISGGIVMGNPILPLKACAFSAPTPGIAADIFDENGNSVINQVGELVIKSPWIGMTRGFWKDSDRYLETYWSQWKDIWVHGDFAAKDSDGLWYILGRSDDTIKVAGKRLGPAEVESVLVEHPQVVEAAAIGIPDEIKGSAVAVFCVLAAGVEASEELRAELRRMLVKAMGKALAPKEILFIGDLPKTRNAKVMRRMIRSAYLGLELGDTSSLVNPDAVQTIQSFSNKSAQQPSRGLEK, encoded by the coding sequence ATGAGTCAATCTTTTAAATTTGGGGGGAAAATTGTTTGGCAACCTTCACTGGACTATCTTGAAAAAGCCCATTTGACTCAATTTATGCGCCAGCACGATATTCGTGACTTTGACGAACTCATGCGGCGTTCCACCGCAGATATAGCCTGGTTTACCGAGGCAGTACTTCAATATTTAGATATTCAATTCTACGAGCCGTATTTGCAGGTTGTTGATCTCTCAGGTGGTATTCAATGGCCGCGTTGGTGTGTGGGCGGCAAGCTAAATATCGTTCATAATTGCCTGGATAAATATATCGGCACCCCCACCGAGAGCCAGCCAGCCTTTATTTGGGAAGGTGAGGAAGGCCGCACGCTCACCCTCAGCTATGGCGAACTTTATCGTCAGGTTAACCAGACGGCGAATGCCCTGCGCTCCCTCGGTCTGGGCAAAGGCGATGCCATTGGCATTTTTATGCCCATGATCCCCGAAATTGTGGTTGCTCTGCTGGCGATTGCCAAAATCGGCGGGATCATTCTGCCGCTCTTTTCGGGCTATGGCGTTGGTGCGGTGGTCACGCGCCTGGTGGATGCAGATGCCAAAGCCCTCTTCACCGCCGATGGGATCAACCGGCGCGGCAAGCCAGTAGATATGAAGGCTGTGGCCGACGAAGCCGCCGGGCAGGTGACTACCCTCGAGCATATCATCGTGGTCAAGCGGGCTGGGCTGGACGTGGAAATGAAGTTGGGGCGTGATCATTGGTGGCAAGACCTGATCCCTGGGCAGGCTTCTGCCGCCCTCACCGAGATCACCGCTGCTGAAGACCCTCTGATGGTGATCTACACTTCGGGTACAACGGGCCGCCCCAAAGGCGCGCTGCACACCCATTGCGGATTCCCGATCAAGGCCGCGCAGGATATGGCCTTCGGCACGGATGTGCATCCCGATCAGATCATCTACTGGATGACGGATATGGGCTGGATGATGGGGCCGTGGCTGGTTTTCGGGGCGCTGATTTTGGGAAGCACCTTCTTTATCTACGATGGCGCGCCCGATTATCCGGCTTCCAACCGCTTGTGGGAACTGGTCGAGCGGCATAAAATCACCACGCTGGGCATCTCGCCAACGCTGGTGCGGGCACTGATCCCCCGAGGCGAAGAACACTTCCGGCAGCATGATCTTTCCAGCTTGCGCTTCTTTGCATCCACCGGCGAACCCTGGAACCCCGATCCGTGGATGTGGCTTTTCGAGAAAGTCGGCCAAGGGAAACGCCCAATTATCAATTATTCAGGTGGCACAGAAATTTCGGGCGGGATTGTGATGGGCAACCCCATCCTGCCGCTCAAAGCCTGCGCTTTTTCAGCCCCCACCCCGGGTATTGCCGCCGACATTTTTGACGAAAATGGCAATTCGGTGATTAATCAGGTGGGCGAGTTGGTGATTAAATCGCCATGGATTGGCATGACGCGCGGTTTCTGGAAAGACTCCGACCGCTATCTCGAAACCTATTGGTCGCAATGGAAGGATATTTGGGTGCACGGTGATTTTGCCGCCAAAGACTCCGATGGGTTGTGGTACATCTTAGGGCGCTCGGACGATACCATCAAAGTAGCCGGAAAACGCCTCGGCCCAGCAGAAGTGGAATCCGTGCTGGTTGAACATCCCCAGGTGGTTGAAGCTGCCGCGATCGGTATCCCTGACGAAATTAAAGGCAGCGCCGTGGCGGTTTTCTGTGTGTTGGCCGCTGGGGTAGAAGCATCTGAAGAATTGCGCGCCGAATTACGGCGAATGTTGGTGAAAGCAATGGGTAAAGCTTTAGCGCCCAAAGAAATTCTCTTCATTGGGGATTTGCCCAAAACTCGTAATGCTAAAGTCATGCGGCGCATGATCCGTTCGGCCTATTTAGGGTTGGAACTGGGCGATACATCATCATTGGTCAACCCGGATGCTGTACAAACTATTCAGTCGTTTTCGAATAAATCAGCGCAGCAGCCCAGCCGAGGGCTGGAAAAATAA
- a CDS encoding GatB/YqeY domain-containing protein, whose amino-acid sequence MDTKTKLSQALKEALKAKDERRKRVVRMAMSAIKNAEVAQKGELTEPDVLAIVQKEVKARHETIEGARQAKRDDLIAEAEAEIAILEEYLPKGLSREELTALVQETIAEIGASTPQEMGKVMGMLMPKIHGRADGKEANQIVRALLGG is encoded by the coding sequence ATGGATACAAAAACGAAACTTTCCCAGGCACTGAAAGAAGCCTTGAAGGCTAAAGACGAGCGGCGCAAACGCGTTGTGCGCATGGCGATGTCAGCGATAAAAAATGCTGAAGTTGCTCAAAAGGGCGAACTGACCGAGCCGGACGTGCTGGCTATTGTGCAAAAAGAAGTCAAAGCTCGCCATGAAACTATCGAAGGAGCCAGACAAGCCAAACGAGATGATCTGATTGCCGAAGCCGAAGCTGAAATTGCCATTTTAGAAGAATACTTGCCCAAAGGCCTCAGCCGTGAAGAGTTAACCGCCCTTGTTCAGGAAACCATCGCCGAAATCGGAGCATCAACTCCCCAAGAAATGGGCAAAGTAATGGGCATGTTGATGCCAAAAATCCATGGGCGCGCCGATGGCAAAGAAGCCAATCAAATAGTGCGCGCATTGCTGGGGGGATAA
- a CDS encoding HDIG domain-containing protein, with protein MTAHIPKPNFKQILLLLILLLCTGAATLAIVIFTPATLIAAQDLQLGDVAAQDILAPSAISYTSDVRTLQLQETVLSSVAPRYTQADTNIARQQLERLRAALAYITSVRSDIYANEEQQLNDLAALQEIHIRAETAVNILALIDTRWQAVQQEAIVVLEQVMRNTIRAGREDDYRSNVPNLVSLALPEDQALIVAELAAAFIAPNSIYSETLTETVRQQAAEAVEPVQVSFAAGEIVVQRGEVISEAALEALRSLGLAQPEHRWQELTSAGLLVLLSLGLAVILFRRQANSLKYTRGLFVIIGLFLAFLSLGRLALPMHPLAPYLFPLAAYPLIIASLFGEELALVSTIPLILLIAFDQSNSAVLLLFFGTGSLFGVLMPKREQRISAYLWVGITVAASGSAVITAFHLLQLETNLNTLVSQTAMTLLNGLMVSGITVLMQYLLAPILGQITPLQLLELSRPDSELLEYLLRNAPGTYQHSLQVANLAEQAAERIDADSLLTRVGALYHDIGKAANPFFFIENQRVGQIDTHDHLDPAESAALIIRHVTDGIALARKHRLPDRIKDFIAEHHGTLKTYYQWAQAVNAAQGDTSQLDENLFMYPGPRPQSRETALVMLADGCEARVRAQKPETEDALREMIKDTIDKRLAQDQLQDTRLTLQELNTTAETFFTNLRGIYHPRVDYPTLNIPTQPIKTAE; from the coding sequence ATGACGGCACATATTCCAAAGCCGAACTTTAAGCAGATACTACTCCTGCTGATATTGCTGCTATGTACTGGCGCAGCAACGCTGGCGATTGTGATCTTCACGCCAGCGACTTTGATCGCGGCACAAGATTTACAGTTGGGTGATGTAGCTGCGCAAGATATTCTTGCGCCATCAGCCATCAGTTATACCAGCGATGTGCGTACATTGCAGTTGCAAGAGACCGTTCTCAGCAGCGTGGCTCCCCGCTATACCCAGGCCGACACGAATATTGCCCGCCAACAGCTTGAGCGTTTGCGCGCTGCCCTGGCGTATATCACCAGTGTGCGCAGCGATATTTACGCCAACGAAGAGCAACAACTCAACGATCTGGCTGCATTGCAAGAGATTCATATTCGTGCAGAAACAGCCGTCAATATTCTGGCATTGATTGATACGCGCTGGCAGGCCGTTCAACAAGAAGCTATTGTTGTCCTGGAACAGGTGATGCGCAACACAATCCGCGCAGGTCGTGAGGATGATTATCGCAGCAATGTGCCTAATTTGGTTAGTCTGGCATTGCCAGAAGATCAGGCTCTGATCGTTGCCGAGTTGGCCGCCGCGTTTATTGCCCCAAACAGCATATATAGTGAAACGCTCACTGAAACCGTCCGTCAGCAAGCCGCCGAAGCCGTAGAGCCGGTTCAAGTTTCTTTCGCCGCGGGCGAAATCGTTGTGCAGCGCGGCGAAGTCATTTCTGAAGCTGCACTTGAAGCGCTGCGTTCCCTGGGATTAGCGCAGCCCGAACACCGTTGGCAAGAACTGACCTCTGCCGGATTGCTGGTACTTCTCTCACTGGGACTGGCGGTTATTTTGTTCCGTCGTCAGGCTAATAGTTTGAAATATACGCGCGGACTTTTCGTTATTATTGGCCTGTTTCTTGCTTTTCTGTCATTGGGACGCCTGGCGCTGCCCATGCACCCGTTGGCGCCCTATTTATTCCCGTTGGCGGCTTACCCCTTGATTATTGCCAGTTTATTCGGCGAAGAACTGGCCCTGGTTTCCACGATTCCACTGATTTTACTGATTGCTTTCGATCAAAGTAATAGTGCAGTGCTGTTATTATTCTTCGGCACGGGCAGCCTGTTTGGTGTTTTGATGCCCAAGCGCGAGCAGCGTATCAGCGCCTACTTGTGGGTTGGAATAACCGTTGCGGCATCAGGTTCTGCCGTGATCACAGCTTTCCATCTTCTCCAGCTTGAAACCAATTTAAATACACTGGTTTCGCAAACCGCTATGACCTTGCTCAATGGTCTGATGGTCTCTGGTATCACTGTGTTGATGCAATATCTGTTGGCCCCCATTCTCGGCCAAATTACCCCGTTGCAATTGCTTGAGCTCTCGCGTCCCGACAGTGAATTGCTCGAATATTTGTTGCGCAATGCGCCGGGTACATACCAGCACAGCTTGCAAGTTGCTAATCTTGCCGAACAGGCTGCCGAGCGCATTGACGCCGACAGCCTGCTGACTCGCGTGGGCGCGCTGTATCATGATATTGGCAAGGCCGCTAACCCCTTCTTTTTTATTGAAAATCAACGTGTCGGGCAAATTGATACCCACGATCATCTTGATCCAGCAGAAAGCGCGGCGCTTATCATCCGTCACGTGACCGATGGAATAGCGCTGGCCCGTAAACATCGTTTGCCCGATCGCATCAAAGATTTTATTGCCGAACATCACGGCACGCTAAAAACCTACTATCAGTGGGCACAGGCCGTTAATGCAGCTCAGGGTGATACTTCACAACTCGATGAAAATCTATTTATGTATCCGGGACCGCGCCCGCAATCGCGCGAAACTGCGCTGGTCATGTTGGCCGATGGTTGCGAGGCCCGCGTGCGTGCGCAGAAACCCGAAACCGAGGATGCCCTGCGCGAAATGATCAAAGACACCATTGATAAACGCCTTGCCCAGGATCAACTTCAAGATACCCGCCTGACCCTGCAAGAACTCAATACAACTGCCGAAACCTTCTTTACTAATTTGCGCGGCATTTATCATCCCCGCGTCGACTATCCTACGCTCAATATCCCCACCCAGCCCATCAAAACCGCGGAGTAG
- the ybeY gene encoding rRNA maturation RNase YbeY, giving the protein MSIYIEIGADTCLPGESQRIEAAAQATLAHQGISATSELSIIVTDDAQLHELNQQFRDVDAPTDVLSFPAEFSDPESGAAYLGDVLISYPRVVAQTQSGGHTPEAELQLLIVHGILHLLGHDHADEAEKNTMWAAQAEILATLGVEITPPA; this is encoded by the coding sequence ATGTCGATCTATATTGAAATTGGGGCAGATACCTGCTTGCCTGGGGAAAGTCAACGAATAGAAGCTGCCGCCCAGGCAACCCTGGCGCATCAGGGCATTTCTGCTACAAGCGAATTAAGCATTATCGTCACCGATGATGCCCAGCTGCACGAACTCAATCAGCAGTTTCGAGATGTGGACGCGCCCACCGACGTACTCTCTTTCCCCGCAGAATTTTCGGATCCGGAGAGCGGCGCGGCTTATTTGGGGGATGTGCTGATCTCGTACCCGCGCGTGGTGGCACAGACCCAAAGCGGGGGGCATACCCCCGAAGCAGAGTTGCAGTTACTCATCGTTCACGGCATCTTGCATCTACTCGGCCACGACCACGCCGACGAAGCCGAAAAAAACACCATGTGGGCTGCCCAGGCTGAAATTCTCGCCACCCTGGGTGTAGAAATCACCCCGCCCGCCTGA
- a CDS encoding diacylglycerol kinase family protein has translation MLSFLRSRLTSIRFALEGWWYVLRTQRNTWVHALITTGVIILGVWLQLSPQDWAILLITIALVWAAEFFNTSLEALADLVHPDEHPQIKIIKDVSAAGVLITATAAILVGLLILGPPLVDLLIR, from the coding sequence ATGCTCTCCTTCCTGCGCTCTCGCCTAACGTCAATCCGATTCGCCCTCGAGGGCTGGTGGTACGTCTTGCGCACGCAACGCAACACCTGGGTTCACGCGCTCATCACCACAGGTGTGATTATCCTCGGGGTGTGGCTCCAACTCTCCCCCCAGGATTGGGCCATCCTGCTCATTACTATCGCACTGGTTTGGGCCGCCGAATTCTTCAATACTTCCCTGGAAGCCCTCGCCGATCTCGTCCACCCCGATGAGCATCCACAAATCAAAATCATCAAAGATGTCAGTGCGGCAGGTGTGCTGATAACAGCCACCGCTGCTATTCTGGTCGGCCTGCTGATCCTTGGCCCGCCGCTTGTCGATTTGTTAATTCGCTAA